From the Leptospira sp. WS60.C2 genome, one window contains:
- a CDS encoding DCC1-like thiol-disulfide oxidoreductase family protein — protein sequence MILIYDGSCPFCQDLATAIEKRTTEPIKIISYHSLAEDELKKIHPELTIERCQGEVQIIQKGKRYPGFFGIRVLLWKVKFYKYFVWFLYLPLVPFLGMFVLSLLKRFRSKLT from the coding sequence ATGATTTTAATCTACGATGGCAGTTGTCCCTTTTGCCAAGATCTAGCCACTGCCATTGAAAAACGGACAACGGAACCGATCAAAATCATTTCCTATCATTCGTTAGCGGAAGATGAATTGAAAAAAATCCACCCGGAGCTTACCATAGAACGATGCCAGGGGGAAGTGCAGATCATCCAGAAGGGAAAACGTTATCCCGGTTTTTTTGGAATCCGTGTCCTTCTCTGGAAGGTAAAATTTTACAAATATTTTGTTTGGTTTTTGTATCTGCCACTCGTTCCTTTTTTGGGGATGTTCGTTCTTAGCCTTCTCAAACGATTCCGCTCGAAGCTGACTTAA
- a CDS encoding iron-containing redox enzyme family protein, whose protein sequence is MNFIQTLKRDVETHPVLESKWLLQRKETMDFSDLLLWLSQEYFVSIGFVDWFLLVAAKTRNQKAKIVLVENIWEELGEGKIEETHVSILTHFLNQLQFDFSAHQILPETQTYLEKMKSVIDRGFYYGLGALGPANEYLLKLEYSMIASAYQKLKSEMGLPEGKFFQVNLDADEGHSKRMFDLIEEVASTEESKSQVIEGNRLALLARKDFYLGLSRLDEEKFKSASSGIV, encoded by the coding sequence ATGAATTTCATTCAGACCTTAAAAAGAGATGTAGAGACCCATCCTGTTTTAGAATCCAAATGGTTATTGCAAAGAAAGGAAACAATGGATTTTTCTGACCTGCTTTTGTGGCTCAGTCAGGAGTATTTTGTTTCGATCGGATTTGTGGATTGGTTTTTACTTGTAGCAGCAAAAACAAGAAACCAAAAAGCAAAAATCGTCCTAGTCGAAAACATCTGGGAAGAATTAGGAGAGGGGAAGATCGAAGAAACGCATGTCTCTATCCTAACTCATTTTTTAAACCAATTGCAGTTTGATTTTTCAGCTCATCAAATTTTACCAGAAACACAAACCTACTTGGAGAAAATGAAATCTGTCATTGATCGAGGATTTTACTATGGACTCGGAGCTCTTGGACCAGCAAATGAATATCTTTTGAAATTAGAGTATTCGATGATTGCATCAGCTTATCAAAAATTAAAATCAGAAATGGGTTTACCGGAAGGAAAGTTTTTTCAGGTAAATTTGGATGCCGATGAAGGCCACAGCAAACGGATGTTTGATTTGATAGAAGAGGTTGCTTCAACAGAAGAATCCAAGTCACAAGTGATCGAAGGTAACCGTCTTGCCCTTCTTGCTCGCAAAGATTTTTATTTAGGACTTTCTCGTTTGGACGAAGAAAAATTTAAGTCAGCTTCGAGCGGAATCGTTTGA
- a CDS encoding D-alanine--D-alanine ligase yields the protein MKTVLLACDVYNHETPNLCQEWESEETITYMESTISALGYDVVVLTDPTEIVSALSGIPKEKRQDWMVWNLIEGYLSPSREAYIPALCEYLGFPHTGSAASVQTLTLDKFKTKCFLERFGVPMVSSQLVWNGTDNPKLSYPLFVKPNGEGSSLGISDSNVMFSNKEWEERIPLFLREHRPLLVEPFLSGRELTVGVMGNFDSYEVLPAAYVNYPSGVYHEGIKSKLAFLESLDFQVEGSLQKELAEWALVIAKALEVSGYIRMDFKLQEGKPYFLEVNATPGFSHLYSTLPLLWEHSGKTYSSLLQHCIELGFEEYATKKRFQYGKDQLK from the coding sequence GTGAAAACCGTTCTCCTTGCCTGTGATGTTTACAATCACGAAACACCAAATTTATGCCAAGAATGGGAATCGGAAGAAACCATCACGTATATGGAATCTACCATTTCTGCTTTGGGGTATGATGTGGTGGTTCTCACTGATCCCACGGAAATTGTATCTGCCCTTTCAGGCATTCCCAAAGAAAAGCGACAGGACTGGATGGTATGGAATCTTATCGAAGGGTATTTGTCGCCATCGCGTGAAGCCTACATACCAGCGTTATGCGAATATTTGGGTTTTCCTCATACAGGAAGTGCTGCTTCTGTACAAACACTTACCTTAGACAAATTTAAAACCAAATGTTTTTTAGAACGTTTTGGCGTTCCGATGGTATCGTCGCAACTTGTTTGGAATGGCACGGACAATCCAAAACTTTCCTATCCTCTCTTTGTGAAGCCAAATGGAGAGGGCTCTAGCCTTGGAATCTCGGATTCCAATGTGATGTTTTCCAACAAGGAATGGGAGGAGAGAATTCCTCTCTTTCTAAGGGAACATCGTCCCTTACTTGTCGAACCATTTCTTTCGGGGCGAGAACTAACAGTCGGAGTGATGGGTAACTTCGATTCTTATGAAGTTCTACCTGCCGCCTATGTCAATTATCCGAGTGGAGTGTATCATGAAGGAATCAAATCCAAACTTGCATTTTTGGAATCGTTAGACTTTCAAGTAGAGGGTTCCTTGCAAAAAGAATTAGCTGAATGGGCACTTGTCATCGCTAAAGCACTTGAAGTGTCTGGATACATCCGAATGGATTTTAAACTCCAAGAAGGAAAACCCTATTTTCTCGAAGTCAACGCAACCCCTGGATTCTCCCATTTGTATTCCACCTTGCCATTGTTATGGGAACATTCAGGAAAAACCTATTCTAGTTTATTACAACATTGTATCGAACTTGGATTTGAAGAATATGCAACTAAAAAACGATTCCAGTATGGAAAGGACCAATTGAAATGA
- a CDS encoding KamA family radical SAM protein codes for MLVQNSLSEVLRAREELFSRTNWTDPTSQLQNRVKGEDLSRYFMLTESEKVGISETIRLLVSTTPYYLSLSDPSDPNCPIRRMIVPTKEETVFSLEESPDPLEEERLSPVRGLTHMYPNRVLLFSNHSCSVYCRHCMRGRKVSSNDERMEKSDLEKAFEYIRNHPEVEDVVVSGGDPLNLADSRLEWILAELNLIPHVKICRLGTRNPVTLPFRITENLCSIIERYNDDSLSIFCHTQFNHPKECTKEAKNAILRLLKAGVSVGNQAVLLKGINDDEEVMLTLHKKLLEMRVRAYYLYDPELIPGSRGFRTPLARGIEIVEYMRGKIGGMGIPHFVNDLPGGGGKITIGANWYLGYYPKTRQHAFRSAVTKRVHFSFEPIGSDKESYYPRISEEEWARLHSQ; via the coding sequence ATGCTCGTGCAAAACAGTTTATCAGAAGTTCTTCGGGCCAGGGAAGAATTGTTTTCCAGGACCAATTGGACCGATCCCACATCACAGTTACAAAACCGTGTGAAGGGTGAAGATCTGTCTCGTTATTTTATGCTTACCGAATCAGAGAAAGTGGGGATTTCGGAAACGATTCGATTACTTGTTTCCACGACTCCTTATTATCTTTCCTTATCCGATCCGAGTGATCCAAATTGCCCCATCCGAAGAATGATTGTTCCCACCAAGGAAGAGACTGTCTTTTCTTTGGAAGAAAGTCCTGATCCTTTGGAAGAAGAGAGGCTAAGTCCTGTTCGTGGGCTCACACATATGTATCCTAATCGGGTTTTGCTTTTCTCTAATCATTCTTGCAGTGTGTATTGCCGGCATTGTATGCGAGGTAGAAAGGTTTCTTCCAATGACGAACGAATGGAAAAATCCGATTTAGAAAAGGCATTCGAATACATTCGCAATCATCCAGAAGTGGAAGATGTTGTGGTGAGTGGAGGTGATCCTTTAAACTTAGCCGACTCTCGTCTGGAATGGATATTAGCAGAACTCAATTTAATTCCCCATGTTAAAATTTGCCGATTGGGCACACGTAACCCTGTCACTTTGCCGTTTCGCATAACAGAGAATTTGTGCTCCATCATTGAGCGTTATAATGATGACTCGCTTTCCATTTTTTGCCACACACAGTTCAACCATCCAAAAGAGTGCACAAAAGAAGCAAAAAATGCCATCTTACGTTTGTTAAAAGCCGGTGTTTCGGTTGGGAACCAGGCTGTGTTACTAAAAGGGATCAATGATGATGAAGAAGTGATGTTAACACTTCACAAAAAACTTTTGGAAATGCGGGTGCGTGCCTATTATTTGTACGACCCGGAACTCATTCCTGGATCCAGGGGGTTTCGCACGCCACTGGCTCGTGGGATTGAAATCGTCGAATACATGCGAGGGAAAATTGGGGGAATGGGGATTCCTCATTTTGTCAATGACTTACCTGGTGGTGGGGGAAAGATCACCATCGGTGCCAATTGGTATTTGGGATATTATCCAAAAACAAGACAACATGCCTTTCGCTCAGCAGTGACCAAACGAGTTCATTTTTCGTTTGAGCCCATCGGGTCTGATAAAGAATCGTATTATCCTAGAATTTCAGAAGAAGAATGGGCGAGGTTGCATTCACAGTGA
- a CDS encoding HAD family hydrolase yields MVAFDVDGTLFSSESIIFKTYVQAIEEFAKKTGKITSLPTHDQIMNEIGKPVRTIFANLLPGLPEEERDSISGRVLDLLCDSIRSGGGDFYAGVGSTIHYLKEKGYTITCASNGRKQYIETVLDTAGVLQYFEPIVVINQETIHTKGEILAEYVRKYNLEPSSIAMIGDRFSDWEAARQNGCPFGFCTYGHGLPGEIPDFEWRFDDLPTLKDFF; encoded by the coding sequence ATGGTCGCCTTCGATGTAGATGGGACCCTATTTTCCTCAGAATCCATAATCTTTAAGACGTATGTGCAGGCAATCGAAGAGTTTGCCAAGAAGACGGGAAAAATTACGTCTTTGCCAACACACGATCAGATTATGAATGAAATCGGAAAACCTGTTCGTACCATTTTTGCAAACCTACTCCCCGGGTTACCAGAAGAAGAAAGGGATTCCATTTCTGGTCGTGTTTTGGATCTGCTTTGTGATTCCATTCGCAGTGGTGGTGGCGATTTTTATGCGGGTGTTGGTTCCACGATCCATTACCTAAAAGAAAAAGGATATACAATTACCTGTGCTTCGAACGGTCGAAAACAATACATTGAAACCGTGCTGGATACAGCGGGTGTTTTGCAATACTTCGAACCCATTGTTGTCATCAACCAAGAAACCATCCACACCAAAGGTGAAATTTTAGCGGAATACGTTCGCAAGTACAATTTGGAACCAAGTTCGATCGCCATGATCGGAGACCGCTTTAGCGATTGGGAAGCCGCAAGACAAAACGGTTGCCCTTTTGGATTTTGTACCTACGGACATGGGCTTCCTGGCGAAATTCCAGACTTCGAATGGCGATTTGACGATTTACCAACTCTAAAAGATTTTTTTTAA
- a CDS encoding GerMN domain-containing protein codes for MAVLPQIQEDKWKSLRYFLGGIFFVLVLIEKSMGFDPKTAGNFFPKQGFRNIGKLAEKPKFAEPTDPFQSETFEDELNWEEEVFNHTYPTTPKQTKQTRIVDDTIPEITLPEDRFPGAGKRLQADPGYLPIYFLKFYGSGKSSQSQLVKLTREFPGGDPIPFLFQELTKGPTGDEKSKGVLSALSKKIRIEPNYRLENGILHLAISEDINYGGSMEILKDRLDQITFTYVGNFGIQGVVLYTNGERIRTLGSDGLSLPEVLAKSQRKVILF; via the coding sequence GTGGCGGTACTTCCTCAAATTCAAGAAGACAAATGGAAATCCTTACGTTATTTCCTTGGCGGGATTTTCTTTGTACTCGTCCTCATTGAAAAGTCGATGGGGTTTGATCCCAAAACCGCTGGAAATTTCTTTCCCAAACAAGGATTCCGCAATATTGGAAAACTCGCAGAAAAACCAAAATTTGCAGAGCCAACAGACCCCTTTCAAAGTGAAACCTTCGAAGATGAATTGAATTGGGAAGAAGAAGTGTTTAATCATACGTATCCCACGACTCCCAAGCAGACCAAACAAACTAGAATCGTGGATGATACAATTCCCGAAATTACTTTGCCAGAAGATCGATTTCCTGGTGCTGGGAAACGGCTCCAGGCAGACCCTGGTTATTTACCAATTTACTTTCTAAAGTTCTATGGAAGTGGCAAGAGCAGCCAATCGCAACTCGTTAAACTCACACGTGAATTCCCTGGCGGAGATCCAATCCCGTTTTTGTTTCAGGAATTGACTAAAGGTCCTACAGGCGATGAAAAATCCAAAGGTGTCCTCTCGGCTTTGTCCAAAAAGATCAGAATCGAACCCAACTACCGACTGGAAAATGGAATCTTACATCTTGCTATCTCAGAGGACATCAATTACGGCGGAAGCATGGAAATCCTGAAAGATCGTTTGGACCAAATCACCTTCACATACGTTGGTAATTTTGGAATCCAAGGTGTTGTCCTATACACCAATGGCGAAAGAATTAGAACTTTAGGAAGTGATGGTCTTTCCCTTCCTGAAGTTCTAGCAAAGTCACAAAGAAAAGTGATTTTGTTCTAA
- a CDS encoding GGDEF domain-containing protein — MRKYTFKRYSFVLRKLFLRAYHPEFISENLFDIASSLQIFSVMTAVTSIISLLFVDSLVRTKEASFWIAFFRISSLAICFMVYLLAKRGTKQYEKHILGITSLVLVSLVTLYIPMMVFDNPNHAYYLYGSSILIAGGSILLWLEPIRICILSFIYILVFIPLHYNYSEIQGFDRYFFYQDVLIVSFLLAFGITANFLINYWRFEEYRVQEKLHITVGKLLRINQRIEDLSRVDSMTELFNRRHLLEQFDLYKKRAQREGFVIGLVILDLDKLKSINDRYGHKQGDLAIQAFAKTLKSRTRFTDIAARIGGDEFCLLVSPIDKVGLANLTESIREKMEALKIPIYNDPLQTLTLTVSIGGTLFHPEDDPSFDELYHKIDTALYTSKNEGRNRITLLES; from the coding sequence ATGCGTAAGTACACGTTCAAACGATATTCTTTTGTTTTGAGAAAGCTATTTTTAAGGGCTTACCATCCTGAGTTTATTTCTGAGAACCTTTTTGATATTGCTTCCTCTCTACAAATTTTCAGTGTGATGACGGCAGTCACCTCAATCATATCACTTCTATTTGTGGATTCACTCGTTCGTACAAAAGAAGCTAGTTTCTGGATTGCTTTTTTTCGAATATCGTCCCTTGCCATTTGTTTTATGGTATATCTTTTAGCCAAACGAGGAACCAAACAATACGAAAAACATATCTTGGGGATTACAAGTTTAGTTCTTGTGAGTCTTGTCACCTTGTACATTCCCATGATGGTATTTGATAATCCCAACCATGCTTATTATCTTTATGGTTCGTCCATATTGATTGCAGGTGGTAGCATCTTACTTTGGTTAGAACCAATCCGTATTTGTATCCTTTCTTTTATTTACATCCTTGTTTTTATTCCCTTACATTATAATTATTCTGAAATCCAAGGGTTTGATCGGTATTTCTTTTACCAAGATGTTCTCATCGTATCTTTTTTACTCGCCTTTGGTATAACTGCCAATTTTTTAATTAACTATTGGCGTTTTGAAGAATACCGTGTTCAAGAAAAACTTCATATAACCGTTGGTAAACTACTTCGAATCAACCAAAGGATAGAAGATCTTTCACGTGTTGATTCGATGACAGAACTTTTCAATCGTAGACACCTACTTGAACAATTTGATTTGTATAAAAAAAGAGCCCAAAGAGAAGGCTTCGTCATTGGGCTTGTCATCTTGGACTTAGATAAATTAAAATCAATTAACGATCGTTATGGTCATAAACAAGGGGATCTAGCGATCCAAGCATTTGCAAAAACCTTAAAATCTCGAACCCGCTTCACGGACATCGCAGCAAGAATTGGAGGCGATGAGTTTTGTCTATTGGTATCTCCCATTGATAAGGTGGGCTTGGCAAATCTCACCGAATCCATTCGGGAAAAAATGGAAGCGCTAAAGATACCCATCTACAATGATCCATTGCAAACGTTAACACTAACCGTTTCTATCGGAGGAACACTGTTCCATCCGGAAGATGATCCTAGTTTTGACGAATTGTATCACAAAATCGATACCGCTCTCTATACTTCCAAAAACGAAGGTAGAAACCGTATCACCCTCCTCGAATCATAA
- the mqnC gene encoding cyclic dehypoxanthinyl futalosine synthase — protein sequence MNLASFSLNPNDPADLVLLKASEGKRISPNEALLLYKEGDFLKIQMVARFLREKVRPHSEASYTMFRVVNYTNYCNVECSFCSFMDEIGNGKGYVLSKEDILQKMDYAVEEGADQMFLQGGVYPELPFDYYLDVIRTVKAKYPKMHIRAFSPVEVINLETITGKPLREVLLILKEAGLDSVPGAGAEILTERMRQIISPKKATVSEWVRAMETCHEVGLRGSANIVFGSEETEEEVIEHLQVVRDLQDRTGGFLSFIPWTFQPQTKRFKVRPVPTHEYLKVLGICRIFLDNIKHIETSVMVLGKGVGQLALYSGADDISSVVIEENVLRSFGLKTEKEARKFLQEGGFRPVRRNLNYEEVVSPLETV from the coding sequence ATGAACTTAGCCTCCTTTTCCCTGAACCCGAACGACCCAGCCGATCTTGTCCTTCTGAAAGCCTCCGAAGGCAAACGAATCTCGCCCAATGAGGCGCTTCTTTTATACAAAGAGGGTGATTTTCTCAAAATCCAGATGGTGGCTCGGTTTCTCCGTGAAAAGGTGAGACCCCACTCGGAAGCCAGTTACACCATGTTTCGGGTGGTGAATTACACCAATTACTGCAATGTAGAGTGTAGTTTCTGCTCCTTTATGGATGAAATTGGAAACGGGAAGGGCTATGTCCTTTCGAAAGAGGACATCTTACAGAAGATGGACTATGCCGTCGAAGAAGGTGCAGACCAAATGTTTTTGCAAGGTGGAGTTTACCCGGAGCTCCCTTTCGACTATTATTTAGATGTCATAAGAACCGTTAAGGCAAAATATCCAAAGATGCATATCAGAGCATTTTCGCCTGTCGAAGTCATCAATTTGGAAACCATCACAGGAAAACCCCTGAGAGAGGTGTTACTCATCCTAAAAGAAGCTGGTCTTGATTCTGTACCAGGGGCTGGTGCGGAAATCCTGACCGAACGAATGCGCCAAATCATCTCTCCCAAGAAAGCTACGGTTTCCGAGTGGGTGCGTGCGATGGAAACTTGCCACGAAGTGGGCTTAAGAGGTTCTGCGAATATTGTTTTTGGATCGGAAGAAACAGAGGAAGAGGTAATCGAGCACTTACAGGTAGTGCGAGATTTACAAGATAGAACAGGCGGATTTTTATCCTTTATCCCTTGGACCTTCCAACCACAAACCAAACGTTTTAAAGTAAGGCCTGTGCCGACTCATGAATACTTAAAAGTACTCGGCATCTGCAGGATCTTTTTGGACAATATCAAACACATTGAAACCTCAGTGATGGTGCTTGGCAAAGGGGTTGGACAACTTGCTTTATATTCGGGCGCAGATGACATTTCCTCCGTGGTGATTGAAGAGAATGTGTTACGTTCGTTTGGATTGAAAACAGAAAAGGAAGCCCGTAAATTTTTGCAAGAAGGTGGTTTTCGACCTGTTCGTCGAAACCTGAACTATGAAGAGGTGGTTTCCCCCCTGGAAACTGTCTAA
- a CDS encoding (Fe-S)-binding protein: MDIGRILFHLLFTAFFVVANVVFVRAILYRLGLIFNGRPAFFNEDAQKNLNIGFRLKSFFINVILQKKNFREPVRGIMHAFVFYGFIVYTIHTTSQMIAGVFGYAMEDPYQFALPNFLLGESANHIYEQAVNYVSILVLTGLGFFAWRRWIKKAKGLDVHSPASAIVISMIATLMITTLLGNGAKTVAATYYTHAGFIDGAIGKLWESIGVANSNADTVFQIMWWGHILTVFAFMLYVPTSKHAHLIFAPFNYFLATDTPKGQLSKLNLDDENAVWGSNRVEDFPWPNLLDGMSCIECGRCQVECPANRTGKVLNPKAIIVELKHQMLEKMPQVAEARAGKSPEEAAEAVAALDTGVINSHEGLSEEALWGCTTCYACVEACPVGNNQVNAIIEMRRHLVLAESKMSPELQKAFTNMENNSNPWGVGAHTRADWAEGLGVKVLSEAEDKNVDVLYWVGCAGAFDERNKKISRDFVKIMQKAEVNFGILGTEEGCSGDSARRGGNEYLYQTLAQTNVDTINGYGIKKIVTACPHCYNTIKNEYPQFGGNFEVIHHSEYINQLSKEGKIDVKVADDAKTGKYTYHDSCYIGRYNNNYENPRDVVKKVSGGKIEEAVDHHSKGLCCGAGGAQYWMEEHVDESNPESMRVNMKRTGQLLDTGATTIATACPFCITMITDGVKAAEKIDSVKVKDIAELVAENLG; encoded by the coding sequence ATGGATATCGGAAGAATTCTCTTTCACCTATTATTCACAGCTTTTTTCGTCGTGGCAAACGTAGTGTTTGTCCGCGCTATCCTTTACAGGCTCGGATTGATCTTCAATGGTCGTCCTGCATTTTTTAACGAAGATGCACAAAAGAACCTTAACATCGGATTCCGTTTAAAAAGTTTTTTCATAAACGTAATCCTACAAAAAAAGAACTTCCGTGAACCAGTACGCGGGATCATGCATGCGTTTGTTTTCTATGGATTTATCGTGTATACGATCCATACAACGAGCCAAATGATCGCGGGTGTTTTTGGTTATGCTATGGAAGACCCTTACCAATTTGCATTGCCAAATTTTTTACTCGGTGAATCAGCAAATCATATCTACGAACAAGCAGTGAACTACGTATCCATTCTTGTTTTAACAGGACTTGGTTTCTTTGCTTGGAGACGATGGATTAAAAAAGCGAAAGGACTCGATGTGCACTCACCTGCTTCTGCCATCGTGATTAGTATGATTGCCACTCTTATGATCACCACCTTACTAGGGAATGGTGCAAAGACTGTAGCGGCAACTTACTACACACACGCAGGATTCATTGACGGTGCCATTGGAAAACTTTGGGAATCCATCGGTGTAGCAAACTCAAACGCTGACACAGTATTCCAAATTATGTGGTGGGGTCATATCTTAACTGTATTTGCGTTCATGTTGTATGTTCCTACCTCAAAACATGCTCACTTAATTTTTGCTCCTTTTAACTATTTCCTCGCAACTGACACTCCAAAAGGACAGCTCTCCAAACTCAATTTGGATGATGAAAATGCCGTTTGGGGATCCAATCGCGTGGAGGACTTCCCTTGGCCAAACCTCCTCGATGGTATGTCTTGTATCGAATGTGGTCGTTGCCAAGTGGAATGCCCTGCCAATCGAACTGGTAAGGTATTAAACCCAAAAGCCATCATTGTCGAACTCAAACACCAAATGTTGGAAAAAATGCCACAAGTCGCGGAAGCTCGTGCTGGGAAATCTCCAGAAGAAGCAGCGGAAGCGGTAGCAGCTCTTGATACGGGTGTCATCAACTCTCACGAAGGCCTCAGTGAAGAAGCTCTCTGGGGATGTACGACTTGTTATGCGTGCGTAGAAGCATGCCCTGTTGGAAACAACCAAGTAAATGCCATCATTGAAATGCGTCGTCACCTTGTCCTTGCCGAATCTAAAATGAGCCCTGAACTTCAAAAAGCGTTCACAAACATGGAAAACAATTCTAATCCATGGGGTGTCGGTGCTCACACGAGAGCAGACTGGGCAGAAGGACTAGGCGTAAAAGTTCTTTCAGAAGCAGAAGACAAAAACGTAGACGTACTCTATTGGGTAGGTTGTGCGGGAGCGTTCGATGAGAGAAACAAAAAGATCTCTCGAGATTTCGTAAAAATCATGCAAAAGGCAGAGGTTAACTTTGGTATCCTTGGAACAGAAGAAGGATGCTCAGGAGACTCAGCTCGTCGCGGTGGTAACGAATACCTATACCAAACACTAGCACAAACAAACGTTGACACGATCAATGGTTACGGTATCAAAAAAATCGTAACAGCTTGTCCACACTGCTACAATACAATCAAAAACGAATATCCACAATTCGGTGGAAATTTCGAAGTCATCCATCACTCCGAATACATCAACCAACTCTCTAAAGAAGGGAAAATCGATGTGAAAGTGGCTGATGATGCAAAAACCGGCAAGTATACTTACCACGATTCTTGTTACATCGGACGCTATAACAACAATTACGAGAACCCACGTGATGTTGTGAAAAAAGTTTCCGGTGGTAAAATTGAAGAAGCAGTCGACCATCACTCCAAAGGACTTTGTTGTGGTGCTGGTGGAGCTCAATACTGGATGGAAGAACATGTGGATGAATCCAATCCAGAAAGTATGCGTGTCAATATGAAACGGACAGGTCAACTCCTCGACACAGGAGCGACTACAATTGCCACTGCTTGCCCATTCTGTATCACAATGATTACAGACGGTGTGAAAGCGGCTGAAAAAATTGATTCCGTAAAAGTAAAAGACATTGCGGAACTTGTAGCAGAAAACCTCGGCTAA
- a CDS encoding FecR domain-containing protein, whose protein sequence is MLLIRFPFFLSYLNPKKCNSSYSFLGFLCTHQSLKKHLFSFSIFLISYLFLISEIHADSKKQFVQPNPDDGITIVVEKGQTLSIISKTYLDDPRKWKELLKSNQIDNPNLIIPGMKLWIPKSLGKKPLADIHRFTGTTEVLKISQKQNDWSRAKNGEGLFAKDEVRTLKESEAQFVFLSGSRFEITENSHVIMERGKSDTGPDELFLRQGRIRSLIPKSSSQSQKMFLLKTESAVSEVKGTEFLTEVDTSGNTTLSCFEGSVAVTAEKVTVQVNAGFATYVEKGKAPLKPFSIPNPPIPENK, encoded by the coding sequence ATGTTACTAATCCGTTTCCCCTTTTTTTTATCTTACTTAAACCCAAAAAAGTGTAACAGCAGTTATTCTTTTTTGGGTTTTTTATGTACTCATCAAAGTTTAAAAAAACACCTTTTCTCTTTTTCGATTTTCCTTATTTCTTATCTCTTCCTCATATCCGAAATACATGCGGATTCAAAAAAACAATTCGTGCAACCAAATCCAGATGATGGGATCACAATTGTTGTCGAAAAAGGACAAACCTTAAGTATCATCTCCAAAACCTACTTAGATGATCCAAGAAAATGGAAAGAACTTCTCAAATCGAATCAAATCGACAATCCAAACCTCATCATTCCTGGAATGAAATTATGGATTCCGAAAAGTTTAGGAAAAAAACCACTTGCCGACATACATCGCTTTACTGGAACCACAGAAGTATTAAAAATTTCACAAAAACAAAACGATTGGTCCAGAGCCAAGAATGGTGAAGGTCTATTTGCCAAAGATGAAGTGAGAACACTCAAAGAATCAGAAGCACAATTTGTATTCTTATCTGGGTCTAGATTTGAAATCACTGAAAACAGCCATGTCATCATGGAACGAGGAAAATCAGACACTGGTCCCGATGAATTGTTTTTAAGACAAGGTAGAATTCGATCCCTCATTCCCAAATCTTCTTCCCAATCTCAAAAAATGTTTTTACTCAAAACAGAATCAGCTGTTTCCGAAGTGAAAGGCACAGAATTTTTAACAGAAGTCGATACAAGTGGAAACACAACTCTCAGCTGTTTTGAAGGGAGCGTAGCAGTTACTGCCGAAAAAGTAACAGTACAGGTCAACGCAGGTTTTGCAACTTATGTTGAAAAAGGAAAAGCTCCTTTAAAACCGTTTTCGATTCCAAACCCACCAATTCCTGAAAACAAATGA